One segment of Salvia splendens isolate huo1 chromosome 20, SspV2, whole genome shotgun sequence DNA contains the following:
- the LOC121780785 gene encoding uncharacterized protein LOC121780785: protein MEQKPAVVARCECCGLTEECTEAYIKRVRERYSGRWICGLCGEAVKDEVVRSERGIGSEEALIRHMNFCRNFKNLVPPKNPTEELIDAVKQLLLRSLDSPRSSPVKKAGLLRSQSCEPALQSGRLKSS from the coding sequence ATGGAGCAGAAACCGGCGGTGGTGGCGCGGTGCGAGTGCTGCGGGCTGACGGAGGAGTGCACGGAGGCGTACATTAAGCGGGTGCGCGAGCGCTACTCGGGGCGGTGGATTTGCGGGCTTTGCGGCGAGGCGGTGAAGGACGAGGTGGTGAGGTCGGAGAGAGGGATTGGGAGCGAAGAAGCGCTGATTCGGCACATGAATTTCTGCCGGAATTTCAAGAATTTGGTGCCGCCGAAGAATCCGACGGAGGAGCTGATCGACGCTGTCAAGCAACTGCTTCTGAGGAGCCTCGACTCGCCTCGGTCGAGCCCGGTGAAGAAGGCTGGCCTGCTGCGCAGCCAGAGCTGCGAGCCGGCGCTGCAGTCCGGCCGCCTCAAGTCGAGCTGA